The following proteins are encoded in a genomic region of Prionailurus viverrinus isolate Anna chromosome E3, UM_Priviv_1.0, whole genome shotgun sequence:
- the LOC125154405 gene encoding proline-rich protein 36-like: protein MELSRNSVEETRKRTGLGRCRHFFWLGVAFDTVGATVLFTGVFARLVFSDLLLYLGSIIIFLSLLWWVFWYTGNIELTAEEPSKRPFHVLSSTMVDALSQTVSHRFSLTICNVSRNLRGFRRRCSRRRFLQTVASLDMTVTGQLENRLEKEDEDKDATQSVQESGDAQDLRGEDLGPKPEPVGSSEGVRSPGPGAGLPGFVKGSSSTHLGPPEFVVSPPDRPRAPAVLPFRSQHGVPWASARQPPAVRSLRIQPAVSLATAGQPAASLASGSQAAPILASKSLPAAPSTSMSQPGLVPASQSQSLVSLPTQNQPLVPMATQSHLLVPVASQGHPLVPAPAQSNLQALLASQSYRLLSAASQSHLQAPLASQSQTENLSLVSETASPVALAPQAQALSTPVSVIQLLSSQSFQNQTVDLRLSLAVLDFQALCHTQQDPQSIMSLVREMTPSQMTPSQSASAQEFQKPVAQASETPLPASQELSQEPPATASPPPGSQAQQSVPPENTPVPASETRSHPP from the coding sequence ATGGAGCTTTCAAGAAACTCCGTAGAGGAGACCCGGAAGCGGACGGGCCTCGGCCGTTGCAGGCATTTCTTCTGGCTGGGCGTCGCCTTCGACACGGTGGGCGCGACCGTGCTGTTCACCGGGGTCTTCGCGCGCCTGGTCTTCTCCGACCTGCTGCTCTACCTGGGTTCCATCATCATCTTTCTCAGCCTGCTGTGGTGGGTCTTCTGGTACACCGGCAACATCGAACTGACTGCGGAAGAGCCCTCGAAGAGGCCCTTCCACGTGCTCTCCTCCACCATGGTGGACGCGCTAAGCCAGACGGTCAGCCACCGCTTCTCTCTCACCATCTGCAACGTGTCCCGGAACTTGAGGGGCTTCCGGCGGCGCTGCAGCCGCAGGAGGTTCCTTCAGACCGTTGCTTCGCTGGATATGACCGTCACGGGCCAGCTCGAAAACCGGCTGGAGAAGGAGGACGAGGACAAAGACGCGACGCAAAGTGTCCAGGAGAGCGGCGACGCGCAAGACCTGCGCGGAGAGGACCTGGGCCCCAAACCTGAACCGGTCGGAAGTTCCGAGGGAGTTCGctccccaggccctggggccGGGCTGCCAGGGTTCGTGAAGGGATCGTCATCCACGCATCTGGGGCCGCCTGAGTTCGTTGTGTCTCCTCCCGACCGGCCTCGGGCCCCAGCCGTCCTCCCCTTCAGGAGCCAGCACGGAGTCCCCTGGGCCTCCGCCCGCCAGCCTCCAGCTGTGCGTTCTTTGAGGATCCAGCCTGCAGTCAGTCTTGCCACTGCGGGTCAGCCTGCGGCCTCCTTGGCTTCCGGCAGTCAGGCTGCGCCCATCCTGGCTTCTAAGAGTCTGCCCGCTGCCCCCTCGACCTCCATGAGTCAACCTGGACTCGTCCCTGCCTCTCAGAGCCAGTCCTTGGTGTCTCTGCCAACGCAGAACCAACCCTTGGTGCCCATGGCCACTCAGAGCCACCTCTTGGTGCCCGTGGCCTCTCAGGGTCATCCCCTGGTGCCAGCACCTGCGCAGAGCAACCTCCAGGCCCTTTTGGCCTCTCAAAGCTACCGGCTGTTGTCTGCAGCCTCACAGAGCCACCTCCAAGCCCCCCTAGCCTCACAGAGCCAGACTGAGAATCTTTCTCTGGTCTCTGAAACTGCATCTCCAGTTGCTCTGGCTCCCCAAGCCCAGGCCCTGAGCACCCCTGTGTCTGTGATCCAGCTTCTGTCATCCCAGTCTTTTCAGAACCAAACTGTGGACCTGCGGCTCTCCCTTGCTGTCCTGGACTTTCAGGCCCTGTGTCACACCCAGCAGGACCCCCAGAGCATCATGTCTTTAGTTCGAGAGATGACTCCCAGCCAGATGACTCCCAGCCAGTCTGCGTCTGCCCAGGAGTTTCAGAAGCCAGTTGCACAGGCTTCTGAGACTCCACTACCAGCGAGCCAGGAGCTGAGTCAGGAACCCCCTGCCACCGCATCTCCACCCCCTGGGTCCCAGGCCCAGCAGTCAGTGCCCCCTGAGAACACACCTGTCCCTGCCTCAGAGACGAGAAGTCACCCTCCCTAG